From the Silurus meridionalis isolate SWU-2019-XX chromosome 5, ASM1480568v1, whole genome shotgun sequence genome, one window contains:
- the prom1a gene encoding prominin-1-A isoform X4, translating into MRTPALTLLLLAACCWCCCSGSPPAAPPAADASLHFGSVPAGVYETVAYYEPGPIGLLFNMMRAFLHVVQPNPFPQDLVIRVAKDKFGAIKSDYQKPENIVLTLQVIYYELGFVVCAVVGILFIVLVPLVGLLFCMCRCCDNCGGEMHQRQKKNADCQRGLLTTLLLTTTFIITAGVLCAYAANQNLSSQLKTMKRLVNSNIRDLYTFANNTPTQIDHLISQYGTAKNQVLCDLDNVGQLLGGRIHEELGKVVLPALDEAQNMAGVIKDTKEALENVTVTLAVLQEGTVQLESNLSRVRMDISNALDDPACADSLSPIVHICVNILSSLSQLEISANYSALPGVSEQLAKVNDVLKTDLAQIVHQGFLAFNDTPNMVTDQTRNVAEGVRGLLDGIGNNITRFSKLFPVQTTVNNVTNIISHTHSQIEDLYPEIDKMDFYRWISCITLCCMVALIVVFNFLGLLCGILGFDRHASPTSRGCVSNTGGNLLMAGVGFSFMFSWVLMAVVTATFVLGGNVEKLVCEPFHSRELFKVLDCPNLVNPSWKHFIPGYLFNNPEMDLTVENIYSNCKENRGIYSALHLDKVFNISALFSPSLYTKDVSKKFDSLKVDLKTIVLLNTDGKHNLINFTEAGIKDIDFAAYMEELNKGVTRVDLLTFASDLDAKADQLNNGPVQTSIKGHANTLRQIYAKQVVPLQQSMKYVTARNTLNQSIRFLERTATDLSNKISEILQAVETAQHLITHNATFTVNQESEKYKQSLIGYFEQYINWIKTSLMMEVATCKPVSNIVDTAEILACGFLFDSMNTFWFGLGCSALFLLPSIILSVRLAKFYRRMDTEDVYDDTSVSGTWHFTL; encoded by the exons ATCTCGTCATCCGAGTGGCAAAGGACAAGTTCGGAGCCATCAAGTCTGACTACCAgaag CCAGAGAACATTGTTCTGACACTGCAG GTGATTTACTATGAGCTGGGCTTTGTGGTGTGTGCGGTCGTGGGGATTCTCTTCATCGTGCTCGTGCCCCTGGTCGGACTGCTCTTCTGCATGTGTCGCTGCTGCGATAACTGCGGAGGAGAGATGCAccagagacaaaagaaaaatgcagactGCCAGAGAGGACTGCTCACCACGCTCCTGCTTACCACCACCTTTATTATCAC CGCTGGGGTCCTGTGTGCATatgcagccaatcagaaccTGAGTTCTCAGTTAAAGACCATGAAGAGGCTCGTCAACAGTAATATTCGAGACTTGTACACCTTTGCCAATAACACACCAACG CAAATCGATCACCTGATATCTCAATATGGAACCGCTAAGAACCAAGTGCTCTGTGATCTGGACA atgtaggtCAGTTGTTGGGTGGAAGGATACATGAAGAGCTGGGAAAAGTTGTGCTGCCTGCCCTGGATGAGGCACAGAACATGGCTGGAG TGATTAAGGACACTAAAGAAGCTCTAGAGAATGTGACCGTGACGTTGGCGGTTCTTCAAGAGGGTACGGTGCAGCTGGAATCCAACCTGAGCCGAGTGCGAATGGACATCTCGAATGCCCTGGACGACCCCGCGTGCGCCGATTCGCTGTCACCCATAGTTCATATCTGCGTCAACATCCTCAGCTCGCTCAGCCAACTGGAGATCAGCGCTAACTACTCAGCG CTGCCTGGTGTGAGTGAGCAGTTGGCCAAAGTGAACGACGTTTTGAAGACTGACCTCGCCCAGATAGTTCACCAG GGGTTCTTAGCCTTCAATGACACCCCAAACATGGTGACAGACCAGACCAGAAATGTGGCTGaag GAGTCCGAGGTTTGTTGGACGGCATTGGGAACAACATCACCAGATTTTCGAAGCTGTTTCCGGTGCAGACTACTGTAAACAACGTGACCAATATCATcagccacacacactctcaaatcGAGGATCTTTACCCGGAGATCGACAAAATGGACTTCTACAG GTGGATCAGCTGTATCACACTGTGCTGCATGGTGGCGCTTATCGTTGTCTTCAACTTCCTGGGTCTTCTGTGTGGAATCCTGGGATTTGACAGACATGCCTCTCCGACTAGCCGTGGCTGTGTGTCGAACACAGGAGGAAACCTGCTGATGGC TGGTGTGGGCTTCAGCTTCATGTTCTCCTGGGTTCTCATGGCAGTGGTGACAGCGACGTTTGTGCTAGGGGGGAATGTCGAGAAGCTGGTCTGTGAACCTTTCCACTCCAGAGAGCTGTTCAAG GTGTTGGACTGTCCAAATCTGGTGAACCCTTCATGGAAGCACTTCATCCCTGGCTACCTTTTTAACAATCCCGAAATGGATCTCACCGTGGAAAACATCTACAG TAACTGTAAGGAGAACCGTGGGATTTATTCTGCCCTCCATCTGGACAAAGTGTTCAACATCTCAGCCTTGTTCAGCCCCAGCTTG TACACTAAGGACGTGTCTAAGAAGTTTGACAGCCTGAAGGTGGACCTGAAGACGATCGTCCTGTTGAACACAGACGGCAAACACAACCTCATCAACTTCACTGAGGCCGGCATTAAGGACATCGACTTTGCAGCGTATATGGAGGAG CTCAATAAAGGAGTGACCCGTGTTGACTTGCTGACATTCGCCAGTGACCTGGACGCTAAAGCTGACCAACTG AATAATGGACCTGTACAGACTTCTATCAAGGGCCACGCCAACACGCTGCGTCAGATCTACGCCAAGCAGGTCGTCCCTCTTCAGCAGTCCATG AAATATGTTACTGCaagg AACACTCTGAACCAGAGCATCAGGTTTCTGGAGAGGACCGCCACTGATCTATCA AACAAAATATCAGAAATACTTCAAGCGGTTGAAACGGCACAGCATCTCATCACTCACAACGCAACATTTACTGTCAATCAG GAAAGTGAGAAATACAAGCAGTCCCTGATTGGCTACTTCGAACAGTATATCAACTGGATCAAGACATCA CTGATGATGGAAGTGGCCACGTGCAAACCTGTTAGTAACATCGTAGACACTGCAGAGATTCTGGCCTGTGGCTTCTTATTTGATTCAATG AACACGTTCTGGTTCGGTTTGGGCTGCTCTGCTCTCTTCCTGCTTCCCAGCATCATCCTGTCAGTAAGGCTGGCAAAGTTCTACCGCCGTATGGACACCGAGGACGTCTACGACGA TACCTCTGTCTCAGGAACTTGGCACTTCACATTATGA
- the prom1a gene encoding prominin-1-A isoform X2 has protein sequence MRTPALTLLLLAACCWCCCSGSPPAAPPAADASLHFGSVPAGVYETVAYYEPGPIGLLFNMMRAFLHVVQPNPFPQDLVIRVAKDKFGAIKSDYQKPENIVLTLQVIYYELGFVVCAVVGILFIVLVPLVGLLFCMCRCCDNCGGEMHQRQKKNADCQRGLLTTLLLTTTFIITAGVLCAYAANQNLSSQLKTMKRLVNSNIRDLYTFANNTPTQIDHLISQYGTAKNQVLCDLDNVGQLLGGRIHEELGKVVLPALDEAQNMAGVIKDTKEALENVTVTLAVLQEGTVQLESNLSRVRMDISNALDDPACADSLSPIVHICVNILSSLSQLEISANYSALPGVSEQLAKVNDVLKTDLAQIVHQGFLAFNDTPNMVTDQTRNVAEGVRGLLDGIGNNITRFSKLFPVQTTVNNVTNIISHTHSQIEDLYPEIDKMDFYRWISCITLCCMVALIVVFNFLGLLCGILGFDRHASPTSRGCVSNTGGNLLMAGVGFSFMFSWVLMAVVTATFVLGGNVEKLVCEPFHSRELFKVLDCPNLVNPSWKHFIPGYLFNNPEMDLTVENIYSNCKENRGIYSALHLDKVFNISALFSPSLYTKDVSKKFDSLKVDLKTIVLLNTDGKHNLINFTEAGIKDIDFAAYMEELNKGVTRVDLLTFASDLDAKADQLNNGPVQTSIKGHANTLRQIYAKQVVPLQQSMKYVTARNTLNQSIRFLERTATDLSNKISEILQAVETAQHLITHNATFTVNQESEKYKQSLIGYFEQYINWIKTSLMMEVATCKPVSNIVDTAEILACGFLFDSMNTFWFGLGCSALFLLPSIILSVRLAKFYRRMDTEDVYDDIDTIPMKTLPAYDTMTRFPRASAPPRHGDW, from the exons ATCTCGTCATCCGAGTGGCAAAGGACAAGTTCGGAGCCATCAAGTCTGACTACCAgaag CCAGAGAACATTGTTCTGACACTGCAG GTGATTTACTATGAGCTGGGCTTTGTGGTGTGTGCGGTCGTGGGGATTCTCTTCATCGTGCTCGTGCCCCTGGTCGGACTGCTCTTCTGCATGTGTCGCTGCTGCGATAACTGCGGAGGAGAGATGCAccagagacaaaagaaaaatgcagactGCCAGAGAGGACTGCTCACCACGCTCCTGCTTACCACCACCTTTATTATCAC CGCTGGGGTCCTGTGTGCATatgcagccaatcagaaccTGAGTTCTCAGTTAAAGACCATGAAGAGGCTCGTCAACAGTAATATTCGAGACTTGTACACCTTTGCCAATAACACACCAACG CAAATCGATCACCTGATATCTCAATATGGAACCGCTAAGAACCAAGTGCTCTGTGATCTGGACA atgtaggtCAGTTGTTGGGTGGAAGGATACATGAAGAGCTGGGAAAAGTTGTGCTGCCTGCCCTGGATGAGGCACAGAACATGGCTGGAG TGATTAAGGACACTAAAGAAGCTCTAGAGAATGTGACCGTGACGTTGGCGGTTCTTCAAGAGGGTACGGTGCAGCTGGAATCCAACCTGAGCCGAGTGCGAATGGACATCTCGAATGCCCTGGACGACCCCGCGTGCGCCGATTCGCTGTCACCCATAGTTCATATCTGCGTCAACATCCTCAGCTCGCTCAGCCAACTGGAGATCAGCGCTAACTACTCAGCG CTGCCTGGTGTGAGTGAGCAGTTGGCCAAAGTGAACGACGTTTTGAAGACTGACCTCGCCCAGATAGTTCACCAG GGGTTCTTAGCCTTCAATGACACCCCAAACATGGTGACAGACCAGACCAGAAATGTGGCTGaag GAGTCCGAGGTTTGTTGGACGGCATTGGGAACAACATCACCAGATTTTCGAAGCTGTTTCCGGTGCAGACTACTGTAAACAACGTGACCAATATCATcagccacacacactctcaaatcGAGGATCTTTACCCGGAGATCGACAAAATGGACTTCTACAG GTGGATCAGCTGTATCACACTGTGCTGCATGGTGGCGCTTATCGTTGTCTTCAACTTCCTGGGTCTTCTGTGTGGAATCCTGGGATTTGACAGACATGCCTCTCCGACTAGCCGTGGCTGTGTGTCGAACACAGGAGGAAACCTGCTGATGGC TGGTGTGGGCTTCAGCTTCATGTTCTCCTGGGTTCTCATGGCAGTGGTGACAGCGACGTTTGTGCTAGGGGGGAATGTCGAGAAGCTGGTCTGTGAACCTTTCCACTCCAGAGAGCTGTTCAAG GTGTTGGACTGTCCAAATCTGGTGAACCCTTCATGGAAGCACTTCATCCCTGGCTACCTTTTTAACAATCCCGAAATGGATCTCACCGTGGAAAACATCTACAG TAACTGTAAGGAGAACCGTGGGATTTATTCTGCCCTCCATCTGGACAAAGTGTTCAACATCTCAGCCTTGTTCAGCCCCAGCTTG TACACTAAGGACGTGTCTAAGAAGTTTGACAGCCTGAAGGTGGACCTGAAGACGATCGTCCTGTTGAACACAGACGGCAAACACAACCTCATCAACTTCACTGAGGCCGGCATTAAGGACATCGACTTTGCAGCGTATATGGAGGAG CTCAATAAAGGAGTGACCCGTGTTGACTTGCTGACATTCGCCAGTGACCTGGACGCTAAAGCTGACCAACTG AATAATGGACCTGTACAGACTTCTATCAAGGGCCACGCCAACACGCTGCGTCAGATCTACGCCAAGCAGGTCGTCCCTCTTCAGCAGTCCATG AAATATGTTACTGCaagg AACACTCTGAACCAGAGCATCAGGTTTCTGGAGAGGACCGCCACTGATCTATCA AACAAAATATCAGAAATACTTCAAGCGGTTGAAACGGCACAGCATCTCATCACTCACAACGCAACATTTACTGTCAATCAG GAAAGTGAGAAATACAAGCAGTCCCTGATTGGCTACTTCGAACAGTATATCAACTGGATCAAGACATCA CTGATGATGGAAGTGGCCACGTGCAAACCTGTTAGTAACATCGTAGACACTGCAGAGATTCTGGCCTGTGGCTTCTTATTTGATTCAATG AACACGTTCTGGTTCGGTTTGGGCTGCTCTGCTCTCTTCCTGCTTCCCAGCATCATCCTGTCAGTAAGGCTGGCAAAGTTCTACCGCCGTATGGACACCGAGGACGTCTACGACGA CATTGACACAATTCCCATGAAAAC CCTCCCTGCCTATGACACTATGACTCGATTCCCACGAGCTTCGGCACCCCCTCGCCATGGCGACTGGTGA
- the prom1a gene encoding prominin-1-A isoform X1: protein MRTPALTLLLLAACCWCCCSGSPPAAPPAADASLHFGSVPAGVYETVAYYEPGPIGLLFNMMRAFLHVVQPNPFPQDLVIRVAKDKFGAIKSDYQKPENIVLTLQVIYYELGFVVCAVVGILFIVLVPLVGLLFCMCRCCDNCGGEMHQRQKKNADCQRGLLTTLLLTTTFIITAGVLCAYAANQNLSSQLKTMKRLVNSNIRDLYTFANNTPTQIDHLISQYGTAKNQVLCDLDNVGQLLGGRIHEELGKVVLPALDEAQNMAGVIKDTKEALENVTVTLAVLQEGTVQLESNLSRVRMDISNALDDPACADSLSPIVHICVNILSSLSQLEISANYSALPGVSEQLAKVNDVLKTDLAQIVHQGFLAFNDTPNMVTDQTRNVAEGVRGLLDGIGNNITRFSKLFPVQTTVNNVTNIISHTHSQIEDLYPEIDKMDFYRWISCITLCCMVALIVVFNFLGLLCGILGFDRHASPTSRGCVSNTGGNLLMAGVGFSFMFSWVLMAVVTATFVLGGNVEKLVCEPFHSRELFKVLDCPNLVNPSWKHFIPGYLFNNPEMDLTVENIYSNCKENRGIYSALHLDKVFNISALFSPSLYTKDVSKKFDSLKVDLKTIVLLNTDGKHNLINFTEAGIKDIDFAAYMEELNKGVTRVDLLTFASDLDAKADQLNNGPVQTSIKGHANTLRQIYAKQVVPLQQSMKYVTARNTLNQSIRFLERTATDLSNKISEILQAVETAQHLITHNATFTVNQESEKYKQSLIGYFEQYINWIKTSLMMEVATCKPVSNIVDTAEILACGFLFDSMNTFWFGLGCSALFLLPSIILSVRLAKFYRRMDTEDVYDDMEIGNNGYYNEHVQGIQNPVIASLPAYDTMTRFPRASAPPRHGDW from the exons ATCTCGTCATCCGAGTGGCAAAGGACAAGTTCGGAGCCATCAAGTCTGACTACCAgaag CCAGAGAACATTGTTCTGACACTGCAG GTGATTTACTATGAGCTGGGCTTTGTGGTGTGTGCGGTCGTGGGGATTCTCTTCATCGTGCTCGTGCCCCTGGTCGGACTGCTCTTCTGCATGTGTCGCTGCTGCGATAACTGCGGAGGAGAGATGCAccagagacaaaagaaaaatgcagactGCCAGAGAGGACTGCTCACCACGCTCCTGCTTACCACCACCTTTATTATCAC CGCTGGGGTCCTGTGTGCATatgcagccaatcagaaccTGAGTTCTCAGTTAAAGACCATGAAGAGGCTCGTCAACAGTAATATTCGAGACTTGTACACCTTTGCCAATAACACACCAACG CAAATCGATCACCTGATATCTCAATATGGAACCGCTAAGAACCAAGTGCTCTGTGATCTGGACA atgtaggtCAGTTGTTGGGTGGAAGGATACATGAAGAGCTGGGAAAAGTTGTGCTGCCTGCCCTGGATGAGGCACAGAACATGGCTGGAG TGATTAAGGACACTAAAGAAGCTCTAGAGAATGTGACCGTGACGTTGGCGGTTCTTCAAGAGGGTACGGTGCAGCTGGAATCCAACCTGAGCCGAGTGCGAATGGACATCTCGAATGCCCTGGACGACCCCGCGTGCGCCGATTCGCTGTCACCCATAGTTCATATCTGCGTCAACATCCTCAGCTCGCTCAGCCAACTGGAGATCAGCGCTAACTACTCAGCG CTGCCTGGTGTGAGTGAGCAGTTGGCCAAAGTGAACGACGTTTTGAAGACTGACCTCGCCCAGATAGTTCACCAG GGGTTCTTAGCCTTCAATGACACCCCAAACATGGTGACAGACCAGACCAGAAATGTGGCTGaag GAGTCCGAGGTTTGTTGGACGGCATTGGGAACAACATCACCAGATTTTCGAAGCTGTTTCCGGTGCAGACTACTGTAAACAACGTGACCAATATCATcagccacacacactctcaaatcGAGGATCTTTACCCGGAGATCGACAAAATGGACTTCTACAG GTGGATCAGCTGTATCACACTGTGCTGCATGGTGGCGCTTATCGTTGTCTTCAACTTCCTGGGTCTTCTGTGTGGAATCCTGGGATTTGACAGACATGCCTCTCCGACTAGCCGTGGCTGTGTGTCGAACACAGGAGGAAACCTGCTGATGGC TGGTGTGGGCTTCAGCTTCATGTTCTCCTGGGTTCTCATGGCAGTGGTGACAGCGACGTTTGTGCTAGGGGGGAATGTCGAGAAGCTGGTCTGTGAACCTTTCCACTCCAGAGAGCTGTTCAAG GTGTTGGACTGTCCAAATCTGGTGAACCCTTCATGGAAGCACTTCATCCCTGGCTACCTTTTTAACAATCCCGAAATGGATCTCACCGTGGAAAACATCTACAG TAACTGTAAGGAGAACCGTGGGATTTATTCTGCCCTCCATCTGGACAAAGTGTTCAACATCTCAGCCTTGTTCAGCCCCAGCTTG TACACTAAGGACGTGTCTAAGAAGTTTGACAGCCTGAAGGTGGACCTGAAGACGATCGTCCTGTTGAACACAGACGGCAAACACAACCTCATCAACTTCACTGAGGCCGGCATTAAGGACATCGACTTTGCAGCGTATATGGAGGAG CTCAATAAAGGAGTGACCCGTGTTGACTTGCTGACATTCGCCAGTGACCTGGACGCTAAAGCTGACCAACTG AATAATGGACCTGTACAGACTTCTATCAAGGGCCACGCCAACACGCTGCGTCAGATCTACGCCAAGCAGGTCGTCCCTCTTCAGCAGTCCATG AAATATGTTACTGCaagg AACACTCTGAACCAGAGCATCAGGTTTCTGGAGAGGACCGCCACTGATCTATCA AACAAAATATCAGAAATACTTCAAGCGGTTGAAACGGCACAGCATCTCATCACTCACAACGCAACATTTACTGTCAATCAG GAAAGTGAGAAATACAAGCAGTCCCTGATTGGCTACTTCGAACAGTATATCAACTGGATCAAGACATCA CTGATGATGGAAGTGGCCACGTGCAAACCTGTTAGTAACATCGTAGACACTGCAGAGATTCTGGCCTGTGGCTTCTTATTTGATTCAATG AACACGTTCTGGTTCGGTTTGGGCTGCTCTGCTCTCTTCCTGCTTCCCAGCATCATCCTGTCAGTAAGGCTGGCAAAGTTCTACCGCCGTATGGACACCGAGGACGTCTACGACGA TATGGAAATTGGTAATAATGGTTATTATAATGAACATGTACAAGGTATCCAAAACCCTGTAATTGCAAG CCTCCCTGCCTATGACACTATGACTCGATTCCCACGAGCTTCGGCACCCCCTCGCCATGGCGACTGGTGA
- the prom1a gene encoding prominin-1-A isoform X3 — translation MRTPALTLLLLAACCWCCCSGSPPAAPPAADASLHFGSVPAGVYETVAYYEPGPIGLLFNMMRAFLHVVQPNPFPQDLVIRVAKDKFGAIKSDYQKPENIVLTLQVIYYELGFVVCAVVGILFIVLVPLVGLLFCMCRCCDNCGGEMHQRQKKNADCQRGLLTTLLLTTTFIITAGVLCAYAANQNLSSQLKTMKRLVNSNIRDLYTFANNTPTQIDHLISQYGTAKNQVLCDLDNVGQLLGGRIHEELGKVVLPALDEAQNMAGVIKDTKEALENVTVTLAVLQEGTVQLESNLSRVRMDISNALDDPACADSLSPIVHICVNILSSLSQLEISANYSALPGVSEQLAKVNDVLKTDLAQIVHQGFLAFNDTPNMVTDQTRNVAEGVRGLLDGIGNNITRFSKLFPVQTTVNNVTNIISHTHSQIEDLYPEIDKMDFYRWISCITLCCMVALIVVFNFLGLLCGILGFDRHASPTSRGCVSNTGGNLLMAGVGFSFMFSWVLMAVVTATFVLGGNVEKLVCEPFHSRELFKVLDCPNLVNPSWKHFIPGYLFNNPEMDLTVENIYSNCKENRGIYSALHLDKVFNISALFSPSLYTKDVSKKFDSLKVDLKTIVLLNTDGKHNLINFTEAGIKDIDFAAYMEELNKGVTRVDLLTFASDLDAKADQLNNGPVQTSIKGHANTLRQIYAKQVVPLQQSMKYVTARNTLNQSIRFLERTATDLSNKISEILQAVETAQHLITHNATFTVNQESEKYKQSLIGYFEQYINWIKTSLMMEVATCKPVSNIVDTAEILACGFLFDSMNTFWFGLGCSALFLLPSIILSVRLAKFYRRMDTEDVYDDLPAYDTMTRFPRASAPPRHGDW, via the exons ATCTCGTCATCCGAGTGGCAAAGGACAAGTTCGGAGCCATCAAGTCTGACTACCAgaag CCAGAGAACATTGTTCTGACACTGCAG GTGATTTACTATGAGCTGGGCTTTGTGGTGTGTGCGGTCGTGGGGATTCTCTTCATCGTGCTCGTGCCCCTGGTCGGACTGCTCTTCTGCATGTGTCGCTGCTGCGATAACTGCGGAGGAGAGATGCAccagagacaaaagaaaaatgcagactGCCAGAGAGGACTGCTCACCACGCTCCTGCTTACCACCACCTTTATTATCAC CGCTGGGGTCCTGTGTGCATatgcagccaatcagaaccTGAGTTCTCAGTTAAAGACCATGAAGAGGCTCGTCAACAGTAATATTCGAGACTTGTACACCTTTGCCAATAACACACCAACG CAAATCGATCACCTGATATCTCAATATGGAACCGCTAAGAACCAAGTGCTCTGTGATCTGGACA atgtaggtCAGTTGTTGGGTGGAAGGATACATGAAGAGCTGGGAAAAGTTGTGCTGCCTGCCCTGGATGAGGCACAGAACATGGCTGGAG TGATTAAGGACACTAAAGAAGCTCTAGAGAATGTGACCGTGACGTTGGCGGTTCTTCAAGAGGGTACGGTGCAGCTGGAATCCAACCTGAGCCGAGTGCGAATGGACATCTCGAATGCCCTGGACGACCCCGCGTGCGCCGATTCGCTGTCACCCATAGTTCATATCTGCGTCAACATCCTCAGCTCGCTCAGCCAACTGGAGATCAGCGCTAACTACTCAGCG CTGCCTGGTGTGAGTGAGCAGTTGGCCAAAGTGAACGACGTTTTGAAGACTGACCTCGCCCAGATAGTTCACCAG GGGTTCTTAGCCTTCAATGACACCCCAAACATGGTGACAGACCAGACCAGAAATGTGGCTGaag GAGTCCGAGGTTTGTTGGACGGCATTGGGAACAACATCACCAGATTTTCGAAGCTGTTTCCGGTGCAGACTACTGTAAACAACGTGACCAATATCATcagccacacacactctcaaatcGAGGATCTTTACCCGGAGATCGACAAAATGGACTTCTACAG GTGGATCAGCTGTATCACACTGTGCTGCATGGTGGCGCTTATCGTTGTCTTCAACTTCCTGGGTCTTCTGTGTGGAATCCTGGGATTTGACAGACATGCCTCTCCGACTAGCCGTGGCTGTGTGTCGAACACAGGAGGAAACCTGCTGATGGC TGGTGTGGGCTTCAGCTTCATGTTCTCCTGGGTTCTCATGGCAGTGGTGACAGCGACGTTTGTGCTAGGGGGGAATGTCGAGAAGCTGGTCTGTGAACCTTTCCACTCCAGAGAGCTGTTCAAG GTGTTGGACTGTCCAAATCTGGTGAACCCTTCATGGAAGCACTTCATCCCTGGCTACCTTTTTAACAATCCCGAAATGGATCTCACCGTGGAAAACATCTACAG TAACTGTAAGGAGAACCGTGGGATTTATTCTGCCCTCCATCTGGACAAAGTGTTCAACATCTCAGCCTTGTTCAGCCCCAGCTTG TACACTAAGGACGTGTCTAAGAAGTTTGACAGCCTGAAGGTGGACCTGAAGACGATCGTCCTGTTGAACACAGACGGCAAACACAACCTCATCAACTTCACTGAGGCCGGCATTAAGGACATCGACTTTGCAGCGTATATGGAGGAG CTCAATAAAGGAGTGACCCGTGTTGACTTGCTGACATTCGCCAGTGACCTGGACGCTAAAGCTGACCAACTG AATAATGGACCTGTACAGACTTCTATCAAGGGCCACGCCAACACGCTGCGTCAGATCTACGCCAAGCAGGTCGTCCCTCTTCAGCAGTCCATG AAATATGTTACTGCaagg AACACTCTGAACCAGAGCATCAGGTTTCTGGAGAGGACCGCCACTGATCTATCA AACAAAATATCAGAAATACTTCAAGCGGTTGAAACGGCACAGCATCTCATCACTCACAACGCAACATTTACTGTCAATCAG GAAAGTGAGAAATACAAGCAGTCCCTGATTGGCTACTTCGAACAGTATATCAACTGGATCAAGACATCA CTGATGATGGAAGTGGCCACGTGCAAACCTGTTAGTAACATCGTAGACACTGCAGAGATTCTGGCCTGTGGCTTCTTATTTGATTCAATG AACACGTTCTGGTTCGGTTTGGGCTGCTCTGCTCTCTTCCTGCTTCCCAGCATCATCCTGTCAGTAAGGCTGGCAAAGTTCTACCGCCGTATGGACACCGAGGACGTCTACGACGA CCTCCCTGCCTATGACACTATGACTCGATTCCCACGAGCTTCGGCACCCCCTCGCCATGGCGACTGGTGA